Proteins from one Epinephelus moara isolate mb chromosome 1, YSFRI_EMoa_1.0, whole genome shotgun sequence genomic window:
- the rwdd3 gene encoding RWD domain-containing protein 3 isoform X1 → MSEAALEEVSVLSSIYCGGGEFQLLQQSAQDGLMVQINSTVGGERRLDVSLLFHLHPSYPSCPPAISVSSTVLSRTQCHNIRQKLLDQAAALPPEEPMVHQLVEWMQEQCVEVTDSCRGAEEDVKKEREKEEEWTAVLSLDHIRSRNRYISLLERWTQQLQLTGRLLLGRSILVILQGDRANIKEFCRLLKTVKVDVDSSGKKCKERMMKVLIERPSSSSCGHGLQGFAVKNYESLAELTAAFQEINMAEIYQQILPSLSD, encoded by the exons ATGTCCGAGGCTGCTTTAGAGGAAGTTTCTGTTTTATCGTCCATTTACTGCGGAGGAGGAGAGTTTCAGCTCCTGCAGCAGTCTG CTCAGGATGGACTCATGGTCCAAATCAACAGCACTGTTGGAGGAGAACGAAGGCTGGATGTGAGCCTGTTGTTCCATCTGCACCCCAGCTACCCTTCCTGTCCTCCCGCCATCTCCGTCTCCTCCACTGTTCTCTCTAGGACTCAGTGTCACAACATCAGACAGAAGCTGCTGGATCAAGCTGCAGCTTTACCACCAGAGGAACCAATGGTCCATCAGCTGGTGGAGTGGATGCAG gagcagtgtgtggaggtgacagacagctgcagaggTGCTGAGGAGGAtgtgaaaaaagagagagaaaaagaggaggagtggACGGCAGTGCTGTCGTTGGACCACATCCGATCGAGAAATCGTTACATCAGTCTGCTGGAGCGCTGGacccagcagctgcagctcacTGGGAGGTTATTACTGGGAAGGAGTATACTGGTTATTCTGCAGGGAGACAGAGCCAACATCAAG GAGTTTTGTCGCCTTTTAAAGACGGTGAAGGTGGATGTGGATTCTTCAGGCAAGAAATGCAAAGAGAGGATGATGAAGGTTCTCATTGAAAGaccttcatcttcctcctgtgGACATGG TCTCCAGGGTTTTGCAGTGAAGAACTACGAGTCGTTAGCAGAGCTGACCGCAGCCTTCCAGGAAATTAACATGGCTGAGATTTACCAGCAGATACTGCCATCATTAAGTGACTGA
- the rwdd3 gene encoding RWD domain-containing protein 3 isoform X2 — translation MSEAALEEVSVLSSIYCGGGEFQLLQQSAQDGLMVQINSTVGGERRLDVSLLFHLHPSYPSCPPAISVSSTVLSRTQCHNIRQKLLDQAAALPPEEPMVHQLVEWMQCVEVTDSCRGAEEDVKKEREKEEEWTAVLSLDHIRSRNRYISLLERWTQQLQLTGRLLLGRSILVILQGDRANIKEFCRLLKTVKVDVDSSGKKCKERMMKVLIERPSSSSCGHGLQGFAVKNYESLAELTAAFQEINMAEIYQQILPSLSD, via the exons ATGTCCGAGGCTGCTTTAGAGGAAGTTTCTGTTTTATCGTCCATTTACTGCGGAGGAGGAGAGTTTCAGCTCCTGCAGCAGTCTG CTCAGGATGGACTCATGGTCCAAATCAACAGCACTGTTGGAGGAGAACGAAGGCTGGATGTGAGCCTGTTGTTCCATCTGCACCCCAGCTACCCTTCCTGTCCTCCCGCCATCTCCGTCTCCTCCACTGTTCTCTCTAGGACTCAGTGTCACAACATCAGACAGAAGCTGCTGGATCAAGCTGCAGCTTTACCACCAGAGGAACCAATGGTCCATCAGCTGGTGGAGTGGATGCAG tgtgtggaggtgacagacagctgcagaggTGCTGAGGAGGAtgtgaaaaaagagagagaaaaagaggaggagtggACGGCAGTGCTGTCGTTGGACCACATCCGATCGAGAAATCGTTACATCAGTCTGCTGGAGCGCTGGacccagcagctgcagctcacTGGGAGGTTATTACTGGGAAGGAGTATACTGGTTATTCTGCAGGGAGACAGAGCCAACATCAAG GAGTTTTGTCGCCTTTTAAAGACGGTGAAGGTGGATGTGGATTCTTCAGGCAAGAAATGCAAAGAGAGGATGATGAAGGTTCTCATTGAAAGaccttcatcttcctcctgtgGACATGG TCTCCAGGGTTTTGCAGTGAAGAACTACGAGTCGTTAGCAGAGCTGACCGCAGCCTTCCAGGAAATTAACATGGCTGAGATTTACCAGCAGATACTGCCATCATTAAGTGACTGA
- the rwdd3 gene encoding RWD domain-containing protein 3 isoform X3, translated as MKIKCNFTDTMSKAQDGLMVQINSTVGGERRLDVSLLFHLHPSYPSCPPAISVSSTVLSRTQCHNIRQKLLDQAAALPPEEPMVHQLVEWMQEQCVEVTDSCRGAEEDVKKEREKEEEWTAVLSLDHIRSRNRYISLLERWTQQLQLTGRLLLGRSILVILQGDRANIKEFCRLLKTVKVDVDSSGKKCKERMMKVLIERPSSSSCGHGLQGFAVKNYESLAELTAAFQEINMAEIYQQILPSLSD; from the exons atgaagatAAAATGCAACTTCAcggacacaatgagcaaag CTCAGGATGGACTCATGGTCCAAATCAACAGCACTGTTGGAGGAGAACGAAGGCTGGATGTGAGCCTGTTGTTCCATCTGCACCCCAGCTACCCTTCCTGTCCTCCCGCCATCTCCGTCTCCTCCACTGTTCTCTCTAGGACTCAGTGTCACAACATCAGACAGAAGCTGCTGGATCAAGCTGCAGCTTTACCACCAGAGGAACCAATGGTCCATCAGCTGGTGGAGTGGATGCAG gagcagtgtgtggaggtgacagacagctgcagaggTGCTGAGGAGGAtgtgaaaaaagagagagaaaaagaggaggagtggACGGCAGTGCTGTCGTTGGACCACATCCGATCGAGAAATCGTTACATCAGTCTGCTGGAGCGCTGGacccagcagctgcagctcacTGGGAGGTTATTACTGGGAAGGAGTATACTGGTTATTCTGCAGGGAGACAGAGCCAACATCAAG GAGTTTTGTCGCCTTTTAAAGACGGTGAAGGTGGATGTGGATTCTTCAGGCAAGAAATGCAAAGAGAGGATGATGAAGGTTCTCATTGAAAGaccttcatcttcctcctgtgGACATGG TCTCCAGGGTTTTGCAGTGAAGAACTACGAGTCGTTAGCAGAGCTGACCGCAGCCTTCCAGGAAATTAACATGGCTGAGATTTACCAGCAGATACTGCCATCATTAAGTGACTGA